The following proteins come from a genomic window of candidate division TA06 bacterium B3_TA06:
- a CDS encoding UDP-N-acetylmuramate--L-alanine ligase, with amino-acid sequence MFGRVDSIHMVGIGGIGMSGIAHILHNIGFAIAGSDITRSEITQMLEQSGIRVEIGHKKENLKQADVVVISSAIKPDNPEIAAACERGIPIIGRGEMLGELMRMKYSIAVSGTHGKTTTSSIISFILELAELDPTSIIGGKVLEMGSNARLGQSEYLVAEADESDRSFLHLFPTIAVVTNIEPEHMDYYSSFADIKSCFKQFTEKIPFYGLAILCGDDEGVRAILPDLSVRKMTYGLEKDNDLRPMWRRNKGWKSRFVLKLDERLYEFELNLPGEHNMRNAIAAIAVGRELKVSPTVMKEALARFRGVRRRMEKVDEVEGITFIDDYGHHPTEIRVTISSIRRIFNGQPLRVLFQPHRYSRTKHLHALFGPAFKEADEVVVTDIYRASEQPIEGVGPELILESIKKEAPNASSQIITDREKIVDYFAKTLKPGDVFLTLGAGDVWKIGAEILERVSART; translated from the coding sequence ATGTTTGGCCGCGTAGACAGCATCCACATGGTGGGCATCGGCGGGATAGGGATGAGCGGAATAGCCCATATCCTGCACAACATTGGGTTTGCGATCGCCGGCTCGGACATCACCCGCTCGGAGATCACCCAGATGCTCGAACAGTCAGGGATAAGGGTGGAAATCGGCCACAAGAAAGAAAATCTTAAGCAAGCCGATGTCGTGGTGATCTCCTCGGCCATCAAGCCGGACAACCCTGAGATAGCAGCCGCCTGCGAGCGCGGCATACCGATCATCGGCCGAGGCGAGATGCTCGGAGAGCTCATGCGCATGAAGTACTCGATCGCGGTCTCAGGGACCCACGGAAAGACCACCACCTCATCCATCATAAGCTTCATCCTGGAGCTTGCAGAGCTTGATCCCACCTCGATCATCGGCGGAAAGGTCCTGGAGATGGGCTCAAACGCCAGGCTGGGCCAAAGCGAGTACCTGGTAGCTGAAGCGGACGAATCGGACCGCTCGTTCCTTCACCTATTCCCGACCATAGCGGTGGTCACCAACATAGAGCCCGAGCATATGGACTACTACTCAAGCTTTGCAGACATCAAGAGCTGCTTCAAACAGTTCACAGAGAAGATCCCCTTCTACGGGCTGGCGATATTGTGCGGAGATGATGAGGGAGTGCGGGCAATACTGCCGGATCTTTCGGTGCGCAAGATGACCTACGGGTTGGAAAAGGATAACGACCTTCGTCCCATGTGGCGTAGAAACAAGGGGTGGAAATCACGCTTCGTTTTGAAGCTAGATGAGCGGCTGTACGAGTTCGAACTTAACCTTCCTGGAGAACACAACATGCGCAACGCCATTGCCGCTATCGCTGTGGGACGAGAACTAAAGGTTTCCCCAACAGTTATGAAGGAGGCTTTGGCAAGATTCCGCGGCGTCCGCCGACGCATGGAGAAGGTAGACGAGGTTGAAGGCATCACATTTATCGACGATTACGGTCATCATCCAACCGAGATCAGAGTCACCATCTCCTCGATTCGACGAATATTCAACGGTCAGCCCTTGCGCGTGCTCTTCCAGCCGCACCGCTACAGCAGAACAAAGCACCTGCACGCGCTCTTCGGTCCGGCGTTTAAGGAAGCAGACGAGGTGGTAGTCACCGATATCTACCGGGCAAGCGAGCAGCCAATAGAAGGGGTGGGGCCTGAGTTGATATTGGAGAGTATAAAGAAAGAGGCACCGAACGCGAGCTCCCAGATCATTACCGACAGAGAAAAGATAGTGGATTATTTTGCAAAAACCTTAAAGCCAGGGGACGTATTTCTCACCCTTGGGGCAGGCGACGTATGGAAGATTGGCGCAGAGATATTGGAAAGAGTCTCGGCACGTACCTAG
- the ftsW gene encoding putative lipid II flippase FtsW, giving the protein MHLSKPTESSSERPDYGFLAIIILLVGFGLVMVFSSSFYLDNNDPLYFLKNQAIRIAIATGFFLVGLKLPYRFWRKTGGIFILISMVVLIIVLFIGHKAGGATRWLKFLTFSLQPSEFVKVALLIYLSAFYAKREEAKRDFKHYTLPPLIVSGILLLLIALQPSLGTATVLGMLVLFVMFVAGVRLRYLLLLTLLAVGAFVLLVTVFPHAKARVAGFLGAGNYQLEQARIAMGSGGLFGVGLGGGRQKFLFLPQPHTDFIFAVIGEELGFAGVAGLILLFVLFLYKGLNLAAKTEDAFGRYLGSSLVVMILLYFLIHVGVSMGLLPTTGLPLPFISFGGSALTSNLLGVGILLNISRAKEKAYASDARLRWNRRPYLPSPSPRP; this is encoded by the coding sequence ATGCATTTATCCAAGCCTACAGAGAGCTCATCCGAGAGACCTGATTACGGTTTTTTGGCCATCATCATCCTTCTGGTGGGCTTCGGCCTGGTGATGGTTTTCTCCTCCAGTTTCTATCTAGACAATAACGATCCATTGTACTTCCTCAAGAATCAAGCCATCCGTATCGCTATAGCAACGGGTTTCTTTCTTGTGGGACTCAAGCTCCCCTACCGGTTCTGGCGAAAAACAGGCGGCATCTTTATCCTCATATCAATGGTCGTTCTAATCATCGTGCTATTCATTGGACACAAGGCCGGAGGAGCTACTCGTTGGCTAAAGTTCTTAACTTTTTCCCTGCAGCCCTCGGAGTTCGTGAAAGTTGCCCTGCTCATCTATCTCTCAGCGTTCTACGCAAAGCGAGAGGAGGCCAAGCGTGACTTCAAGCACTATACGCTTCCCCCGCTTATCGTCTCAGGTATACTGCTGTTGCTCATAGCGCTTCAACCCAGCCTGGGAACCGCGACGGTCCTTGGAATGCTTGTTCTCTTTGTTATGTTCGTAGCCGGCGTCCGCCTGCGCTATCTTTTGCTCCTTACCCTGCTGGCTGTAGGCGCGTTTGTGCTTCTGGTCACCGTCTTCCCCCATGCCAAGGCACGCGTGGCAGGTTTCTTGGGGGCAGGGAACTACCAGCTTGAGCAGGCTCGAATAGCCATGGGATCAGGAGGTCTCTTCGGCGTAGGCCTGGGCGGAGGACGTCAAAAATTCCTGTTCCTGCCCCAGCCACATACCGACTTCATATTTGCGGTAATAGGTGAGGAGTTGGGATTTGCAGGTGTCGCAGGACTTATTCTTCTCTTCGTGCTCTTCCTCTACAAAGGACTCAATCTGGCAGCCAAAACCGAAGATGCATTCGGACGCTACCTGGGGTCTTCGCTCGTGGTGATGATCCTTCTTTACTTCCTGATCCACGTAGGTGTCAGTATGGGGCTATTACCAACCACCGGTCTACCACTTCCATTTATCAGCTTCGGAGGATCGGCCCTTACCTCCAACCTCTTGGGGGTCGGTATCCTCTTAAACATAAGCCGCGCAAAGGAGAAAGCCTATGCGAGTGATGCTCGCCTGCGGTGGAACAGGCGGCCATATCTTCCCAGCCCTAGCCCTCGCCCGTGA
- the murD gene encoding UDP-N-acetylmuramoyl-L-alanine--D-glutamate ligase, translated as MGNPLCPGRAGNPEGEVMRRIGILGLGRVGRSLLSYLMDKDVEILLYDENPQALAHRRVRFAIDNRKARAIDNPADLKQADLLLKSPGIPNEADWIRKLDEAGVRMIDEIEYVWKELGEPMTVAVTGTNGKSTTTAWIAKVLKAAGKKAFCGGNISPGRPFSEALGHRRYEVYVIEVSTFQLERCPSFRPNIGVLLNITADHLNRHSLEGYVNLKLSLFKNHRAQDRAVLNADDENIKKRLEQVKGQHILFSLQRTDVDAYLKEGGLFLWDRKIIDRGDLPLPGLHNAANALAAIAVAGEFNLPQEAIRSGLRKFKGLSHRMQYLGKLKGREVYNNSMCTNPVAFYHSVRAFDEPSVIIAGGTEKGLALEPFIQGVKEQARFVVLFGENAERLKKILEKDSRFSSCVTVTSLRAALQAALTHSSEGDRILFSPGFASFGNFRNFEERGNAFIQAYRELIRET; from the coding sequence ATGGGGAATCCTCTTTGCCCTGGCAGGGCTGGCAACCCTGAAGGTGAGGTAATGAGAAGAATCGGAATCCTGGGACTGGGTCGTGTAGGACGCAGCCTGCTTTCGTATCTCATGGATAAGGATGTGGAGATACTACTCTATGATGAGAATCCACAGGCACTGGCTCACCGGAGGGTGAGATTCGCCATCGATAACAGAAAAGCCAGAGCGATAGATAACCCTGCCGATCTCAAACAGGCTGATCTGCTTCTCAAAAGTCCAGGCATACCCAACGAAGCGGACTGGATAAGGAAGCTTGACGAGGCGGGTGTGCGGATGATAGACGAGATCGAATACGTGTGGAAAGAGTTGGGAGAGCCTATGACAGTGGCGGTCACCGGAACCAACGGGAAGTCAACCACAACCGCGTGGATAGCAAAGGTGCTTAAAGCCGCAGGCAAGAAAGCGTTCTGCGGGGGCAACATCTCGCCGGGCAGACCCTTCTCCGAGGCCCTCGGCCATCGGCGATACGAGGTTTATGTAATCGAGGTCTCCACCTTCCAGCTCGAGCGCTGCCCAAGTTTCAGACCCAACATAGGGGTGCTTTTGAACATCACCGCAGACCACCTGAATCGTCATTCGCTTGAGGGGTATGTAAACCTGAAGCTATCACTCTTCAAGAATCACCGAGCCCAGGATCGAGCGGTCCTCAACGCGGACGACGAAAACATCAAAAAGCGCCTGGAGCAGGTAAAAGGCCAACACATCCTCTTCTCCCTGCAACGAACTGACGTGGATGCTTACCTTAAAGAAGGCGGGTTGTTCCTGTGGGATAGAAAAATCATTGATAGGGGTGATTTGCCCCTTCCCGGTCTTCACAACGCAGCCAACGCCCTTGCCGCGATAGCGGTAGCCGGTGAGTTCAATCTACCACAAGAGGCCATAAGGTCAGGGCTTAGGAAGTTTAAAGGTCTGTCCCACCGGATGCAGTATCTGGGTAAACTTAAAGGCAGGGAGGTCTACAACAACTCCATGTGCACCAACCCGGTGGCCTTTTATCACTCGGTGCGTGCGTTCGATGAGCCCTCGGTGATCATAGCTGGGGGAACTGAAAAGGGGCTTGCACTTGAGCCGTTTATCCAGGGGGTGAAGGAGCAAGCAAGGTTTGTGGTTCTCTTCGGCGAGAATGCCGAGAGACTGAAAAAAATCCTTGAGAAAGATTCACGCTTCTCCTCCTGCGTCACAGTTACATCGTTGAGGGCCGCTCTACAGGCGGCCCTCACACACAGCTCCGAGGGCGATCGAATACTCTTCTCACCCGGCTTTGCAAGTTTTGGAAACTTCAGAAACTTCGAGGAGCGAGGAAATGCATTTATCCAAGCCTACAGAGAGCTCATCCGAGAGACCTGA
- a CDS encoding phospho-N-acetylmuramoyl-pentapeptide-transferase: MIYLLAKAIQPVFSPANLLRYITFRAALAAGFSILLLMLFGRPVVRIIKRLALGEEIYEELPDRHKRKAGTPSMGGILIVAAIAISLILFADITNPYVLLSLVILGGMGILGFLDDYVKLRKHKRGIKKRWKFLAQAALALGVSLYLYFFPETDALRSTTNVLFLKNYVIQLGVFYVLLSGFVIVGAGNAVNFADGLDGLAIGLLAIVAGAYAMLAYVAGNVKIADYLNILYVAKAGEMAVVSAAVVGAGLGFLWFNTHPASIFMGDTGALPLGALMGFIAVVVKQEILLGIIGGVFVLEVISVILQIIWFHSSRGRKRLFKMAPLHHHFELKGWPESKIVVRFWIWGILFALAGLATLKVR, translated from the coding sequence ATGATATATCTACTTGCCAAGGCGATTCAACCCGTCTTTTCACCTGCTAACCTATTGCGTTACATCACCTTCCGCGCGGCTCTGGCCGCAGGATTCTCCATACTCCTCCTCATGCTCTTCGGCAGACCTGTGGTGAGGATAATAAAAAGGTTGGCGCTGGGCGAGGAGATCTACGAGGAGCTGCCCGATCGTCACAAAAGGAAGGCAGGCACCCCCTCGATGGGCGGGATACTTATCGTCGCAGCGATTGCGATCTCCCTCATCCTCTTCGCCGACATCACCAATCCCTACGTTTTACTCTCCCTCGTGATACTCGGTGGCATGGGAATCCTTGGTTTCCTTGACGACTACGTAAAACTGCGCAAACACAAGCGGGGCATCAAGAAGCGCTGGAAGTTCCTTGCTCAGGCGGCACTTGCTTTGGGCGTGAGCCTCTACCTCTATTTCTTCCCCGAAACTGACGCCCTGCGTTCCACCACCAACGTGCTCTTCTTAAAAAACTACGTGATCCAACTCGGCGTCTTTTACGTTCTCTTGAGCGGTTTTGTGATCGTTGGTGCTGGTAACGCGGTGAACTTCGCGGACGGCCTTGACGGGCTTGCTATCGGCCTTTTGGCCATCGTTGCCGGCGCCTATGCGATGCTTGCTTACGTGGCAGGGAACGTCAAGATTGCAGACTACCTGAACATTCTCTACGTTGCCAAGGCGGGCGAGATGGCGGTGGTAAGCGCTGCGGTGGTGGGAGCAGGACTCGGTTTCTTATGGTTCAATACGCATCCTGCATCCATCTTTATGGGAGACACGGGTGCACTACCACTGGGTGCGCTCATGGGATTTATTGCGGTGGTGGTCAAGCAGGAGATTCTTTTAGGGATCATCGGCGGGGTGTTCGTGCTGGAGGTTATCTCGGTGATACTTCAGATTATCTGGTTTCACTCAAGCAGAGGGCGCAAAAGGCTCTTCAAGATGGCACCACTGCACCATCACTTCGAGCTGAAGGGCTGGCCTGAATCAAAGATAGTTGTTCGGTTCTGGATATGGGGAATCCTCTTTGCCCTGGCAGGGCTGGCAACCCTGAAGGTGAGGTAA
- a CDS encoding UDP-N-acetylmuramoyl-L-alanyl-D-glutamate--2,6-diaminopimelate ligase — protein sequence MKLADLIKDCKDVKLHGSGEAEITSVAYDSRRVEENSLYVAIPGARFDGRRFAQDALARGAAALAAESLQGLPESIPLIQVPKARRFLAETSARITGYPDREMTVIGVTGTNGKTTVTYLAESILKAAGQKTAVIGTTGFYDGDRWEKLSHTTPESTDLWQMLKQVKDAGCEAVAMEISSHAIAFERVGGLDTDVAIFTNLSQDHLDFHKDMEDYKETKFRLFEEMKRDALAVVNTDDPAGRELLERLGDRKKLSYSCESREADLWVEIEEASLEGSAVILHHRGLALPLFLQLPGLHNVSNVAAAAAAALNLGVEPEHLRGGAWALRSVPGRMEPVPNDKGFFIFIDYAHTPDALKHLIHAARSLAKGRVITIFGCGGDRDRSKRPKMGRIASELSDYVFITSDNPRTEEPQAIIQDILVGVKTDAKQVIVDRREAIFEAVKLLKPGDVLLVAGKGHEDYQILGTEKIHFDDREVLKEALDALA from the coding sequence ATGAAGCTGGCTGATCTTATCAAGGATTGCAAAGACGTTAAACTGCACGGCTCAGGGGAAGCAGAGATCACCTCGGTGGCCTATGACTCAAGACGGGTTGAGGAGAACTCTTTATATGTGGCAATTCCGGGCGCGAGGTTCGATGGACGCCGCTTTGCGCAGGATGCTCTGGCTCGTGGAGCGGCGGCTTTAGCTGCAGAATCCCTGCAGGGTCTGCCTGAGAGCATCCCTTTAATACAGGTCCCCAAAGCCAGACGATTCCTGGCAGAGACCTCGGCAAGGATCACAGGTTATCCTGACAGAGAGATGACCGTTATCGGCGTCACCGGCACAAACGGCAAGACAACGGTTACCTATCTTGCCGAAAGTATCCTGAAGGCCGCAGGTCAAAAAACCGCCGTCATAGGCACCACCGGCTTCTACGACGGGGATAGATGGGAGAAGCTATCCCATACCACACCCGAGAGCACCGATCTCTGGCAGATGCTGAAGCAGGTGAAGGACGCTGGATGTGAAGCGGTGGCGATGGAGATCTCATCCCACGCCATAGCGTTTGAGAGGGTGGGGGGGTTGGATACCGATGTGGCCATCTTCACCAACCTGAGCCAGGATCATCTGGACTTCCACAAAGATATGGAAGACTATAAGGAGACCAAGTTCAGGCTCTTTGAGGAGATGAAGCGGGATGCACTAGCTGTGGTGAATACCGACGATCCTGCCGGCAGAGAGTTGCTTGAAAGGCTTGGGGACAGAAAGAAACTCTCCTACTCATGCGAGAGCCGTGAGGCTGATCTATGGGTGGAGATCGAAGAAGCGAGTCTTGAAGGCTCTGCGGTAATCTTGCACCACCGTGGCCTGGCTTTACCACTCTTCCTTCAGTTGCCGGGTCTACATAACGTAAGTAACGTTGCCGCTGCCGCAGCAGCCGCACTTAACCTGGGGGTAGAGCCGGAACATCTCAGAGGAGGTGCATGGGCACTTCGATCTGTCCCTGGGCGTATGGAGCCGGTGCCCAATGACAAAGGTTTTTTTATCTTCATAGACTATGCGCATACCCCTGATGCATTGAAACACTTGATCCATGCCGCTCGCAGTCTGGCTAAAGGCCGCGTGATTACCATTTTCGGGTGCGGCGGCGACAGGGATCGTTCGAAGCGTCCAAAGATGGGGCGAATAGCCTCGGAGTTATCCGATTACGTCTTCATCACTTCGGACAATCCGAGAACCGAAGAACCGCAGGCGATCATCCAAGATATCCTAGTGGGAGTAAAAACCGACGCCAAACAAGTGATCGTTGACCGCAGAGAGGCGATATTTGAGGCAGTAAAATTACTTAAGCCGGGCGATGTGCTGCTTGTCGCTGGAAAGGGACATGAAGATTATCAAATACTGGGAACTGAAAAGATTCATTTTGACGATCGGGAAGTCCTAAAGGAGGCTTTGGATGCTCTCGCTTGA
- a CDS encoding 16S rRNA (cytosine(1402)-N(4))-methyltransferase: MDEFHRSVMCEEIVKALLPSPHGVYVDATLGGGGHTAALLEAGAEKVIALDMDGEALAYAGLRMARFAERLSLHHSNFRYLDEVLDQKGIESVQGVIFDLGLSWHQVRSQQRGFSYQGDGALDMRFDAESDSPTALEIIRGEPKEKIERILREYGEESKARRIAQAIVEHRREVRTTRDLADLLRQVVGTRGFRKTAMRAFQALRIAVNDELENLRIGLETALSRLASGGRVAALAYHSLEDRIVKDRYRRAEQSQEYRRVNRKPIFASEKEVKVNPAARSARLRVLEKL; encoded by the coding sequence GTGGATGAGTTCCATCGGTCGGTGATGTGCGAGGAGATAGTGAAAGCCCTCTTGCCCAGTCCGCATGGCGTCTATGTGGATGCGACCCTTGGCGGGGGCGGGCACACGGCAGCGCTTCTAGAGGCAGGCGCGGAAAAGGTGATTGCTCTGGACATGGATGGGGAAGCCCTCGCCTATGCAGGCCTGAGAATGGCTCGCTTTGCCGAGCGGCTTTCCCTCCATCATTCCAACTTCCGATACTTAGATGAGGTTTTAGATCAGAAAGGTATAGAGAGCGTTCAAGGCGTCATCTTCGACCTCGGGCTTTCCTGGCATCAGGTGAGAAGCCAGCAGCGCGGCTTCAGCTATCAGGGCGACGGCGCTCTTGACATGCGGTTCGACGCTGAATCCGACTCCCCCACCGCCCTTGAGATCATCAGAGGTGAGCCCAAGGAGAAAATCGAACGAATCCTTAGGGAATATGGAGAGGAATCCAAGGCCAGAAGGATCGCGCAAGCGATCGTAGAACACCGCCGCGAGGTAAGAACCACCAGAGACCTTGCAGATCTTCTGCGACAGGTCGTCGGGACAAGGGGTTTTCGCAAGACCGCGATGAGGGCCTTTCAGGCGCTGCGCATCGCTGTAAACGACGAACTTGAAAATCTCAGGATCGGTCTTGAGACAGCACTCAGCCGTCTTGCTTCTGGTGGACGGGTTGCCGCACTCGCCTATCACTCTTTAGAGGACAGGATCGTCAAAGATAGATACAGACGAGCAGAACAAAGCCAAGAGTACAGGCGAGTTAATCGTAAACCCATTTTTGCGTCCGAAAAGGAGGTTAAAGTAAACCCGGCGGCCCGAAGCGCCAGGTTGAGAGTACTGGAGAAGTTATGA
- the mraZ gene encoding division/cell wall cluster transcriptional repressor MraZ, with translation MRFRGQFRYAVDHKGRLAVPAAFRRALQAANQRTLVLTKGYDGEIEAHPLEEWERFEEGTLLAIPRYKRETRRFTRRRASAATEVDMDSQGRIMLPRHLAEYAQIEGEAVITGAISHFEIWNPSVFEKFEEESETHQEDDSENLEKYLHEGRSE, from the coding sequence ATGAGATTCCGTGGACAGTTCCGCTACGCGGTAGATCATAAGGGACGGCTTGCAGTGCCGGCAGCTTTTCGCCGCGCACTCCAAGCCGCCAACCAGCGCACACTTGTCCTGACCAAGGGATACGACGGCGAGATAGAGGCGCATCCGCTTGAAGAGTGGGAGCGTTTCGAGGAGGGGACCCTTCTTGCCATCCCCAGATACAAACGCGAGACAAGACGCTTCACGCGCCGCAGGGCTTCAGCCGCCACCGAGGTGGATATGGACTCACAGGGACGCATCATGCTCCCGCGCCATCTTGCGGAGTACGCACAGATCGAAGGCGAGGCCGTCATCACCGGGGCCATAAGCCATTTTGAGATATGGAATCCTTCTGTCTTTGAAAAGTTCGAGGAGGAGTCCGAGACCCATCAGGAAGACGATTCTGAAAACCTTGAAAAATATCTACATGAAGGGAGATCAGAATGA
- a CDS encoding 4-hydroxy-3-methylbut-2-en-1-yl diphosphate synthase, with protein MSRRWVSVGGVRIGAGAPVRVQTMTKSRNTRNTPSIIKEIRKIYRAGAELVRVAVPDDEALHALPEIVERSPIPVIADVHFSPKLALGAIEAGAAKLRINPGNIRSKRDLKKIAMTAKDRGIPIRIGVNSGSLPPAVIKRFKHPTAEAMIAALSDSVKLFEDFGFADLVLAAKSSDVRITIEVYREMHELFGYPLHLGVTEAGLPFEGAIRSTAAMAPLLLEGIGDTIRISLTGPAEREVQACWELLRSLGLRERGVKLIACPGCGRTEIDIQKLAQRVKRKLARINRPLSVAVMGCVVNGPGEAKEADYGIAGGEGKGVIFRKGEVVATVSENKLVDTLVFLIKKDHPE; from the coding sequence AGCGTGGGCGGTGTGAGGATCGGAGCAGGTGCACCGGTCCGAGTCCAGACCATGACCAAGTCCCGTAACACCCGTAACACACCTTCAATAATTAAAGAAATCAGGAAGATTTATAGAGCTGGCGCCGAGTTGGTTAGGGTCGCAGTACCGGATGATGAAGCGCTTCACGCTTTGCCCGAGATCGTCGAGCGCTCTCCCATACCCGTGATCGCGGACGTTCACTTCTCGCCCAAGCTGGCCTTGGGTGCGATCGAGGCGGGAGCGGCCAAGCTCAGGATCAATCCAGGGAACATAAGGTCAAAGAGAGACCTGAAAAAGATCGCTATGACCGCGAAAGACCGAGGGATACCCATCCGCATAGGTGTGAACTCCGGCTCCCTGCCGCCTGCCGTAATCAAGAGATTCAAGCATCCAACAGCTGAGGCCATGATTGCTGCACTCTCCGATTCGGTAAAGCTCTTCGAGGATTTCGGATTTGCCGATCTGGTGCTTGCTGCAAAGTCGTCGGATGTGCGAATCACCATCGAGGTCTACCGCGAGATGCATGAGCTTTTCGGCTATCCGTTGCACCTGGGTGTGACCGAGGCAGGCCTGCCTTTTGAGGGTGCGATCCGCTCGACCGCAGCCATGGCACCCCTCTTACTTGAAGGCATCGGAGATACCATACGCATCTCACTCACCGGTCCGGCTGAAAGGGAGGTCCAGGCGTGCTGGGAGCTTTTGCGAAGCCTGGGGTTAAGAGAAAGAGGGGTAAAGCTTATCGCCTGTCCGGGATGTGGAAGGACGGAGATAGATATCCAGAAGCTTGCCCAAAGAGTTAAGAGAAAGCTAGCAAGAATAAACCGACCGCTGTCGGTTGCGGTGATGGGGTGCGTGGTGAACGGCCCGGGCGAGGCAAAGGAGGCGGATTACGGCATCGCAGGAGGGGAAGGCAAGGGCGTTATCTTCCGCAAGGGCGAGGTGGTTGCCACGGTATCGGAAAACAAACTTGTTGATACCCTTGTCTTCCTGATCAAAAAAGACCACCCCGAGTAG